The following coding sequences are from one Lycium ferocissimum isolate CSIRO_LF1 chromosome 3, AGI_CSIRO_Lferr_CH_V1, whole genome shotgun sequence window:
- the LOC132050161 gene encoding uncharacterized protein LOC132050161: MDLPPEELQFLTIPDIFQESITIPKRSPKTFYLVTLTLVFPLSFAILAHSLFTHPIISQLQENPNSPHASQWTKLIVIQFCYLLFLFCFSLLSTAAVVFTVASIYTSKPVSFSSTLAAIPSVFKRLFITFIWVSLSMLAYNTVFLIFLVLLIVAADTQNVVLFLFSFLVVFILFLVVHVYISALWHLASVVSVLEPIYGIGAMKKSYELLKGRTGMAFFLVFGYLSICGVINGFFGSVVVHGGDNYGVFSRIVIGGFLVGVLVIVNLVGLLMQSVFYYVCKSYHHQAIDKTALYDHLGGYLGEYVPLKSSVQMENLEGGAMTP; encoded by the coding sequence ATGGATCTGCCACCAGAAGAGCTTCAATTCTTGACCATACCTGAtatatttcaagaatcaatcacCATACCAAAGAGATCTCCCAAAACATTTTATCTTGTTACCCTTACTTTAGTATTTCCTTTATCATTTGCAATCTTGGCACATTCTTTGTTCACTCATCCAATTATTAGTCAGcttcaagaaaacccaaattCACCTCATGCTTCTCAATGGACTAAACTCATTGTTATCCAGTTTTGTTACTtacttttcttgttttgtttctCGTTGCTTTCAACTGCTGCTGTTGTTTTTACTGTGGCTTCAATTTACACCTCAAAGCCTGTGTCTTTTTCATCTACTTTAGCTGCAATTCCTAGTGTTTTTAAGAGGCTCTTTATTACCTTTATATGGGTTTCTCTTTCTATGTTGGCTTATAATactgttttcttgatttttcttgtgcTTTTGATTGTTGCAGCTGATACCCAAAATGTggttttgttccttttttcttttttggttgtgTTTATACTTTTCCTTGTGGTTCATGTTTATATAAGTGCATTGTGGCATTTGGCTAGTGTGGTGTCTGTTCTTGAGCCTATTTATGGTATAGGAGCTATGAAGAAGAGTTATGAGTTGTTGAAAGGAAGGACAGGAATGGcatttttccttgtttttggGTATTTGTCTATTTGTGGAGTGATTAATGGGTTTTTTGGGTCAGTTGTGGTGCATGGTGGTGATAATTATGGCGTGTTTTCGAGAATTGTGATTGGTGGGTTCTTGGTTGGAGTATTGGTGATTGTGAATCTTGTGGGGCTTTTGATGCAAAGTGTGTTTTACTATGTTTGCAAGAGTTACCATCATCAGGCAATAGACAAGACTGCTTTGTATGATCATCTTGGTGGATACCTTGGGGAGTATGTGCCTCTCAAAAGTAGCGTTCAGATGGAGAACTTAGAAGGCGGTGCCATGACACCATGA